GTGTACGTGAACGACGTCGTGGGGCTGGACCTCGAGCGGGCGGCGGCGCTGAGCCCGGCGCTGCTGCCGGTGGAGCACCGCTGCCCGGCGGTGTTCGTGGTCGCGGAGGACGACGGCGAGGGGTTCCTGGAGCAGTCCCGGTGGTTCCAGCCGCGGTGGGGCGCCGGCGAGCTGATCGTCGCGCCCGGACGCGACCACTTCGACGTCGTCTTCGACCTGGCGGATCCGGAGTCCCGGGTCGGCGCCGCGCTGCTCGGCCTGGTCAGGCGGTGAGCTCGGCCGCCTCGCGGCGGAGGTGGTCGAGCATGATCCGGGCGGACGGCGTCGGCGCCCGGTGCGCGGGGAGGGTCACGCCCACCTGGCGGCGGACGGTCTCCAGCGGGACGGGCAGCGGCGCGATGCCGGCGTCGGTGCGCGCCACCAGCTCGGGCAGCGCGGCGATCATGTCGGTGTCGCGGACCAGCGTGCGGACGGTCAGCACGGACGTGCACTCCACCAGGTCGCCCGGCAGGGCGAGGCCCTCCGCGCGGAACACCTGCTCCAGTTCCGTCCGCAGCGCCGTCTGCTCCAGCGGCAGGACCCACGGATAGCCGAGGAGGTCGGCCAGGCGGAGCCCGGGCCGGGAGCGGGCCGGGTGGTCGCGGCGGGCGACCAGCCGCACCGGTTCGCCGTAGAGGGTGATCTGGCGCAGGCCGCGCAGGTCGTCGATGGGGTTGAGGCGGCCGAGGATCAGGTCGATCTCGCCGTCCAGCAGGCGGGGGACCTGCGCGTCGAACGTGGCCTCCTGGAC
The sequence above is drawn from the Actinomadura hallensis genome and encodes:
- a CDS encoding LysR substrate-binding domain-containing protein, producing MRPLDLLNGRLKLRHLVLVVAIADQGSVLRAAEHLHLAQPAVTRSLREVEGVLGVELFTRGPRGVTPTLFGDAFVEHARAVLAELRRAGERIAGLADGEVGTVTIGTLLAGSNVLLPRAIAALKRDRPGIRVIVQEATFDAQVPRLLDGEIDLILGRLNPIDDLRGLRQITLYGEPVRLVARRDHPARSRPGLRLADLLGYPWVLPLEQTALRTELEQVFRAEGLALPGDLVECTSVLTVRTLVRDTDMIAALPELVARTDAGIAPLPVPLETVRRQVGVTLPAHRAPTPSARIMLDHLRREAAELTA